The Ectothiorhodospiraceae bacterium BW-2 nucleotide sequence TCACCCGTACCTGCACGGGTGAGGTATGGGTTCTGAGTAGGCGTTTAGCATCAAAATAGAAGGTATCGTGCATCGCCCGCGCCGGATGGGTTGCGGGGATATTGAGCGCCTCAAAATTGTGAAAATCGTCCTCAATCTCTGGCCCCTCCGCCACCGAGAAGCCGAGCTGGGCAAATAGCGCCTCAATTCGGCGCAGGGTACGCGTTACCGGATGGAGCCCACCTCGTAGCTGCCCTCGGCCCGGCAGGGTGACATCGATCGCCTCAGCCGCGAGCTGCTGCTGTAGCTGCACCCGCTCTAACTCACTCTTACGCGCAGTCAATGCCTGCTGTAGCTGCTGTTTAGCAAGGTTAATCCGCTGTCCGGCGGCAGGTCGTTCCTCCGACGAGAGCTCACCTAAGGTACGCATCTGTAGGGTCAGGATCCCCTTTTTCCCCAAATAGTGGACCCGCAACTCCTCTAGCTTCAACAGGGAATCGGCCGCAGCGATCGCCTCAACTGCCGCTGCGGTTATACTCTCCAGACTCTCCACAACACTCTCCTGTGAATTCGGCCCGTAAAGGTAAAACAAAAAGGGAGGCCAAAAAGCCTCCCTAATCTCCATGAGAACTAACGAATCGACCGTTCTCTCTATTTAGAGTCAGACAGCTAGTGCGTCTTTGGCCTGCTGGGCTAGAGCGGCAAACGCACCCTTGTCGGTCACAGCAATGTCGGCCAATACTTTTCTATCTAACTCCACTCCCGCCTTCTTCAGACCGTCAATAAAGCGGCTGTAGGAGAGCTCACATTCGCGAGCGGCGGCATTAATTCGCGCAATCCAGAGAGCACGAAACTGCCGCTTACGCTGACGGCGATCGCGATAGGCGTACTGCCCGGCCTTAATGACCGCCTGCTTAGCGACACGATAGACATTTTTACGCCGCCCTTTATACCCTTTAGCCTGTTCAATTACCTTTTTGTGCCGCGCACGGGCAGTTACGCCCCGTTTCACTCGTGCCATATTTAACCTCCTTGCAACTATTGATAGGGCAGCATACGCTTGACCATTGAGACATCGACCGCAGCTACCTGACTCGGCGAACGAAGCTGACGCTTACGCTTGGTACTCTTTTTGGTCAAAATATGGCGACGAAACGACTGATTTCGCTTAAACCCGCCAGCTGAGGTGCGCTTAAATCGCTTCGCGGCACCTCGATTGGTTTTCATTTTTGGCATATCTAACTCCGCATTCATTTAGATAATAATATAAAAAACCGCACTTTAGACCGGACACCTCGTGGTAACACGGGTGGACGGTAGTGTGGCTACTTGCGTTTGACGGGGGCAATCTGCATCACCATCTGTCGGCCTTCCATTTTGGGGAACTGATCTACCTTGCCATACTCTTTCAGATCCTCTTCGACCCGTTTGAGCAAGTCCCTGCCTAACTCCTGGTGAGCCATCTCACGCCCGCGAAAGCGGAGCGTGACCTTTACCCTGTCCCCATCTTCAAGAAAGCGAATCAGGTTGCGTAGTTTGACCTGATAATCGCCCTCTTCAGTTCCGGGACGGAACTTAATCTCTTTGACATGAATCTGTTTTTGCTTCTTTTTGGCCGCCTGCTGCTTCTTGCGCTGCTCAAACTGGTATTTACCATAATCCATCACCCGACAGACGGGGGGGGTAGCATTAGCTGCTAGCTCTACCAGATCGAGTCCCGACTCCTCGGCAATACGCAGCGCCTCCTCCAGTGGTACGACGCCGACCTGAGTCTGATCTGCATCAATTAAACGAACCTCTTTAGCCTGAATATCTTCATTGATACGGGCCTGTTTCTCTTTCGCAGCGATGGGCTTACTCCTTACAAAAAACGATAGAATAATAAATCACAATGATACTGCCTGCCGTGCCTCGATTTCAGCCAACAAGCGCCGACCTAGCTCGTCCACAGTTAACGAACCAACATCGTCACCCGTGCGGGTACGAAGCGCGACCATACCCTCCTCGACCTCACGATCACCGATAATGGCCAGATAGGGAGTTCGTTGCAGTGTGTGCTCGCGGATTTTAAAGCCGATCTTCTCATTTCTCAAGTCCGTTTTCACTCTAATCCCCTGCTGCTGCAAGCTTTTAGCCGTTTCGAGCGCAAAAGGGTGCTGTCTATCGGTAATGGTTAGCAGAACCAACTGCTCCGGTGCCAGCCAAAGAGGCATCGCTCCGGCGTGGTGTTCGATTAAAATGCCGATAAACCGCTCCAGCGAGCCTAAAATCGCCCGATGCAACATCACCGGCGTCTGCCGACTCCCATCTTCGGCCACATAGTCGGCTCCAAGCCGACCCGGCATCGAAAAATCGACCTGAATCGTACCACACTGCCACACTCTTTCTAAACAGTCTCGGAGCGAAAACTCGATCTTCGGCCCGTAGAAGGCCCCCTCTCCTGGCTGTAGCTCCCAAGCTAACCCTTTGCTATCGAGCGCCTGCTGCAACGCCTGCTCTGCCTTATCCCACACCTCATCTGAGCCGACCCGCTGCTCAGGACGGGTTGAGAGTTTAATGATCACCTCAGTAAAACCAAAATCGGCATAGACCCGATAGAGCAGATCGATAAATTGAACCACCTCCGTCTGAATCTGCGCTTCACTACAGAAGATGTGGGCATCATC carries:
- a CDS encoding 50S ribosomal protein L20 gives rise to the protein MARVKRGVTARARHKKVIEQAKGYKGRRKNVYRVAKQAVIKAGQYAYRDRRQRKRQFRALWIARINAAARECELSYSRFIDGLKKAGVELDRKVLADIAVTDKGAFAALAQQAKDALAV
- a CDS encoding phenylalanine--tRNA ligase subunit alpha yields the protein MESLESITAAAVEAIAAADSLLKLEELRVHYLGKKGILTLQMRTLGELSSEERPAAGQRINLAKQQLQQALTARKSELERVQLQQQLAAEAIDVTLPGRGQLRGGLHPVTRTLRRIEALFAQLGFSVAEGPEIEDDFHNFEALNIPATHPARAMHDTFYFDAKRLLRTHTSPVQVRVMQQQSPPLRIIAPGRVYRCDSDLTHTPMFHQVEGLYVEERVSFAELKGVLDDFLRRFFEQELAVRFRPSYFPFTEPSAEADIQCVMCGGEGCRVCSHTGWLEVLGCGMVHPRVFEQVDIDSERYCGFAFGMGVERLAMLRYGVNDLRLFFDNDLRFLRQFQY
- a CDS encoding translation initiation factor IF-3 — protein: MAAKEKQARINEDIQAKEVRLIDADQTQVGVVPLEEALRIAEESGLDLVELAANATPPVCRVMDYGKYQFEQRKKQQAAKKKQKQIHVKEIKFRPGTEEGDYQVKLRNLIRFLEDGDRVKVTLRFRGREMAHQELGRDLLKRVEEDLKEYGKVDQFPKMEGRQMVMQIAPVKRK
- a CDS encoding 50S ribosomal protein L35, translating into MPKMKTNRGAAKRFKRTSAGGFKRNQSFRRHILTKKSTKRKRQLRSPSQVAAVDVSMVKRMLPYQ